From a single Nicotiana tabacum cultivar K326 chromosome 8, ASM71507v2, whole genome shotgun sequence genomic region:
- the LOC142163288 gene encoding uncharacterized protein LOC142163288: MTEFFEKWHIKWILSTPYHPAGNGQAESSNKTILNILNKKVEDVKGLWLELLPKVLWAYRTTPKTSIGEKLYSLVYDTDIVIPVEVGEPSLRYSNESGSSNDESRLQDLDEVEERRDMVHIRMVAQKQQAERYYNKKAKVRPLRVENYLLKAKTQAAKDPNEGKLGTNWDGLYKITAATSKGAFQLERMEGKLLQNNWNVAYLKYFHF, translated from the coding sequence ATGACTGAGTTCTTCGAAAAATGGCATATCAAGTggatactctccacgccatatcatcCTGCCGGCAACGGTCAAGCGGAATCCTCCAATAAAACAATATTAAACATATTAAATAAAAAGGTTGAAGATGTCAAAGGGCTATGGCTGGAACTACTACCAAAAGTGCTGTGGGCCTACCGCACAACGCCGAAGACCAGCATAGGTGAGAAGTTGTATTCACTGGTCTATGACACCGACATAGTCATACCCGTTGAGGTCGGGGAACCTAGCCTGAGATACTCCAATGAGAGTGGATCAAGCAACGATGAAAGTAGGTTACAAGACCTGGATGAGGTCGAAGAACGAAGGGATATGGTACACATAAGAATGGtggcccaaaaacaacaagcagaaagGTACTATAACAAGAAGGCCAAAGTACGACCACTCAGAGTCGAGAACTACCTACTAAAGGCCAAAACGCAAGCAGCGAAggacccgaatgaagggaaactaggaaCAAATTGGGACGGGCTGTACAAAATCACAGCAGCAACAAGTAAAGGAGCATTCCAGCTAGAAAGAATGGAAGGAAAGCTATTGCAAAATAACTGGAATGTCGCCTACCTCAAGTACTTCCACTTCTGA